The Halanaerobium praevalens DSM 2228 genome contains a region encoding:
- a CDS encoding [Fe-Fe] hydrogenase large subunit C-terminal domain-containing protein: protein MNETLIVKPASCKDCHKCLRECPVAAIGFKDNQAFIIEEKCIYCGNCIKTCPQGAKSALFEEKKLEAFLESDSYLIASIAPSFVAAFPEFEPGQIIKALKLIGFDYVAETAEAATRVVQEFKRERRKMDNTLITSCCPAVVNLIEKHYPELIPQLASVLSPMMLQTAELKNQYKKARIVFIGPCLAKIEESKNEKRRDYKPDIVITFEHLRLFLEKKKIKISKLEKQKVDLPATMLTADYALSGGAVKAADLLKADPGCGNKALHLSGLDNIINFLEDLKKDKEKIKVELVELLACSGGCINGPAINNDLSIPLKELEVHNYLLTNKKNKIKSFKPRNREINLFRQHKNKQMILPEVPETEIRKILASIAKENKEDEKDCGGCGYSSCREKAKAVYYGFAEKKMCIPYMKARAESLSQIIVESSHNAIIVVNNEMEIQKFNPVARELFARKSRELEGMKLDKFISSKYFQKAWDLNQRIIHQKCSYKNKAIVVDQTIFALREHKVIVGILTDISDQEKQRRKMKKMKEVAVEKTNTVVNKQMQIVQEIAGLLGETTVETKTALTELSDLLQAGED from the coding sequence ATGAATGAAACTTTAATTGTTAAACCTGCTAGTTGTAAAGATTGTCATAAATGTTTAAGAGAATGTCCAGTAGCAGCAATTGGTTTTAAAGATAATCAGGCTTTTATTATTGAAGAAAAATGTATTTATTGTGGTAATTGTATTAAAACTTGTCCCCAAGGTGCAAAAAGTGCTTTATTTGAAGAAAAAAAATTAGAGGCCTTTTTAGAATCAGATAGTTATTTAATAGCATCAATTGCTCCTTCTTTTGTAGCTGCTTTTCCTGAATTTGAACCTGGACAAATAATTAAAGCATTAAAATTAATTGGTTTTGATTATGTTGCTGAGACTGCAGAAGCTGCAACTCGGGTTGTACAAGAATTTAAAAGAGAAAGAAGAAAAATGGACAACACTTTAATTACATCTTGCTGTCCTGCGGTAGTTAATTTAATTGAAAAACATTATCCAGAATTAATTCCACAATTAGCTTCAGTTTTATCACCAATGATGTTACAGACTGCAGAACTAAAAAATCAATATAAAAAAGCGAGAATAGTTTTTATTGGGCCTTGTTTAGCTAAAATTGAAGAATCTAAAAATGAAAAAAGAAGAGATTATAAACCAGATATTGTAATTACTTTTGAACATTTAAGATTATTTTTAGAAAAGAAAAAAATAAAAATTTCAAAATTAGAAAAGCAGAAAGTTGATTTACCAGCTACAATGTTAACTGCTGATTATGCTCTTTCTGGAGGAGCAGTTAAAGCAGCTGATTTATTAAAAGCAGATCCAGGCTGTGGCAATAAAGCTCTACATTTAAGTGGTTTAGATAATATAATAAATTTTTTAGAAGATCTAAAAAAAGATAAAGAAAAAATAAAAGTAGAGTTAGTAGAACTTCTTGCCTGTTCGGGTGGCTGTATTAATGGCCCTGCTATTAATAATGATTTGAGTATTCCCCTTAAAGAATTAGAAGTACATAATTATTTATTAACTAATAAGAAAAATAAAATTAAAAGCTTTAAACCGAGAAATAGAGAAATTAATTTATTTCGGCAACATAAAAACAAGCAAATGATTTTACCTGAAGTTCCCGAAACAGAGATTAGAAAAATTTTGGCTTCAATTGCTAAAGAAAATAAAGAAGATGAAAAAGATTGTGGTGGTTGTGGTTATTCCAGCTGCCGTGAAAAAGCAAAAGCTGTTTATTATGGTTTTGCAGAAAAGAAAATGTGTATTCCATATATGAAAGCAAGAGCAGAATCTTTATCACAAATTATAGTCGAATCTTCTCATAATGCAATAATAGTAGTTAATAATGAAATGGAAATCCAAAAATTTAATCCCGTTGCTAGAGAATTGTTTGCTCGAAAAAGTAGAGAATTAGAAGGAATGAAATTAGATAAATTTATTAGCAGTAAATATTTCCAAAAAGCTTGGGATTTGAACCAAAGAATTATTCATCAAAAGTGTTCTTATAAGAATAAAGCTATTGTGGTTGACCAAACTATTTTTGCACTGAGAGAGCATAAAGTAATTGTTGGTATTTTAACTGATATTAGTGATCAAGAAAAGCAAAGACGAAAAATGAAAAAAATGAAAGAAGTGGCAGTAGAGAAGACAAATACGGTTGTTAATAAACAAATGCAGATAGTACAAGAAATTGCTGGTCTTTTAGGAGAAACAACTGTTGAAACTAAAACAGCTTTAACTGAACTCTCAGATCTTTTACAAGCAGGTGAAGATTAA
- a CDS encoding (2Fe-2S) ferredoxin domain-containing protein, producing the protein MGEIIICVGSSCHLKGSEKVIEIFKEEIKKHNLDQVEISGSFCQGNCTEGVNIEINGQKIEAVNEENAQEIFKKHLLSEKNE; encoded by the coding sequence ATGGGAGAAATAATAATTTGTGTTGGTAGTAGTTGTCATTTAAAGGGTTCTGAAAAAGTGATAGAAATTTTTAAAGAAGAAATAAAAAAACACAATTTAGATCAAGTTGAAATTTCTGGTAGTTTTTGCCAAGGTAATTGTACTGAGGGAGTTAATATCGAAATAAATGGTCAAAAAATAGAGGCAGTTAATGAGGAGAATGCTCAGGAAATATTTAAAAAGCATTTACTGTCTGAAAAAAATGAATGA
- the hflX gene encoding GTPase HflX gives MYKIKTKAEKAVLVGLKEEELTELELLVETAGAETILKMTYHDRKIDPAYYIGSGKVKEIKNAAETLQANLIVFDNELSPVQQRNLEDQIEIKVIDRSQVILDIFALHAHSRESKIQVELAQLEYRLPRLQGRGIEMSRLAGGIGTRGPGESQLEVDRRRIEEKIHRLKESLKEIKASRKVQRSNRKDPMVAIVGYTNAGKSTLINNLAAANSYTADKLFATLDSTMRKFELPVGQNIIISDTVGFISKLPHQLIASFRTTLEEIENADLILHLIDASNSDIEKNIKIVNQEIRKLKKSKAKVIKVFNKIDLIKKSKLADFKIIYPNSIFISALKKINIESIIDKLNEVIKSEMIEIELDLPYEKANWVEKIHNQAQVYQEKYQKNNIYLKALVPKIMANKLKKYSREA, from the coding sequence ATGTACAAAATAAAAACAAAAGCAGAAAAGGCAGTTCTAGTTGGATTAAAAGAAGAAGAATTAACAGAACTAGAACTTTTAGTTGAAACTGCTGGAGCGGAAACTATTTTAAAAATGACTTATCATGATCGAAAAATTGATCCTGCCTATTATATTGGTAGTGGTAAAGTTAAAGAAATTAAAAATGCTGCTGAAACTCTTCAGGCTAATCTAATTGTTTTTGATAATGAGCTTTCACCTGTTCAACAAAGAAATTTAGAAGATCAAATAGAAATAAAAGTAATTGACCGTTCCCAAGTTATCTTAGATATTTTTGCTCTTCATGCTCATAGTCGTGAAAGTAAAATTCAAGTAGAATTAGCACAATTAGAATATAGACTACCAAGATTACAAGGAAGAGGAATTGAAATGTCTAGATTGGCTGGAGGGATAGGAACTCGGGGACCTGGTGAAAGCCAACTGGAAGTTGATAGACGTCGAATTGAAGAAAAGATTCATCGTCTAAAAGAAAGTTTAAAAGAAATTAAAGCAAGTAGAAAAGTTCAAAGAAGTAATCGCAAAGATCCTATGGTAGCAATAGTTGGTTATACTAATGCTGGTAAATCAACTCTAATTAATAATTTGGCGGCTGCAAATAGCTATACTGCTGATAAATTATTTGCTACTTTAGATTCTACTATGCGCAAATTTGAATTACCTGTTGGACAAAATATTATAATAAGTGATACAGTAGGTTTTATTAGTAAATTACCACATCAACTCATTGCTTCTTTTAGAACTACTTTAGAAGAAATAGAAAATGCTGATCTTATACTCCATTTAATTGATGCTTCCAATTCAGACATAGAAAAAAATATTAAAATTGTAAATCAAGAAATAAGAAAGTTAAAAAAATCAAAAGCAAAAGTTATAAAAGTTTTTAATAAAATTGATTTAATTAAGAAATCTAAACTAGCTGATTTCAAAATTATTTATCCAAATTCAATATTTATTTCAGCTTTAAAAAAGATTAATATTGAATCTATAATAGATAAGCTAAATGAAGTTATAAAATCAGAAATGATAGAAATAGAATTAGATCTACCCTATGAAAAAGCTAATTGGGTAGAAAAAATTCATAACCAGGCTCAAGTTTATCAAGAAAAATATCAAAAAAATAATATTTATTTAAAAGCTTTAGTTCCCAAAATAATGGCTAATAAACTAAAAAAATATAGCAGAGAAGCTTAA
- the hslO gene encoding Hsp33 family molecular chaperone HslO: MDDYLIRAITTNKEIRALAVKSTDVVREAQQRHQTTPVATAALGRVITGALLTGSLVKSGDEIVLKIKGSGPAGKIVADANQKGEVRGYIANPNLDLYQKESGKLDVAKAVGAGELSLTKIMRMKEPYTGNVPLVSGEIGEDLTYYFTASEQVPSAVGLGVLVDTDLSVKAAGGFIIQLLPDASEETIEILENNLSKLSSVSKLIEAGKTPEELLEELFGDMDYRIMARKDVKFKCRCSRERSYELIAGLGTEEIKSTLAEQGEIEVRCHFCNKNYKFEKKEIEKLLAELELKAKGIPEVDTAQILIDENKENKN; encoded by the coding sequence ATGGATGATTATTTAATTAGAGCAATAACAACAAATAAGGAAATTAGAGCCTTAGCTGTTAAATCAACAGATGTTGTCAGAGAAGCCCAACAAAGACATCAAACGACCCCAGTTGCTACTGCAGCTTTAGGAAGAGTAATCACAGGTGCTTTACTGACAGGTTCCTTGGTTAAATCTGGTGATGAAATAGTACTTAAAATAAAAGGTAGTGGTCCTGCTGGTAAGATAGTTGCAGATGCAAATCAAAAAGGAGAAGTAAGAGGTTATATAGCAAATCCGAATCTTGATTTATATCAAAAAGAATCTGGTAAGCTCGATGTGGCAAAGGCTGTTGGGGCGGGAGAATTATCTTTAACCAAAATTATGAGAATGAAAGAGCCATATACTGGTAATGTTCCTTTAGTTTCAGGAGAAATAGGTGAAGATTTGACTTATTATTTTACTGCTTCAGAACAGGTTCCTTCGGCAGTTGGTTTAGGTGTTTTAGTAGATACTGATTTAAGTGTTAAGGCTGCTGGTGGCTTTATTATTCAATTATTACCAGATGCTTCTGAAGAAACAATTGAGATTTTAGAAAATAATCTTAGTAAACTTAGTTCAGTTAGTAAATTAATTGAAGCTGGTAAAACTCCAGAAGAATTGTTAGAAGAACTTTTTGGGGATATGGATTATAGAATAATGGCTAGAAAAGATGTTAAATTTAAGTGCCGTTGTAGTCGTGAGAGAAGTTATGAGTTGATAGCTGGTTTAGGTACAGAAGAGATAAAATCGACTTTAGCAGAACAAGGAGAAATCGAAGTTAGATGTCATTTTTGTAATAAAAATTATAAATTCGAAAAAAAGGAAATAGAAAAATTATTAGCAGAATTAGAATTAAAAGCAAAAGGGATTCCAGAAGTTGATACAGCACAAATTTTGATAGATGAAAATAAAGAAAATAAAAATTAA
- a CDS encoding 2-phosphosulfolactate phosphatase, giving the protein MKIKKLKFLEGAQKAQGLTVIIDVFRAYTTAAYLFSKKANEIFIVSQIKTAKNLKKKLEAPILIGERQGIKLKEFDFNNSPFFISRENFFNKEIILSTSAGTKGIIAAENADKILTGSFVNLKATADYIKNQNPAVVSLVAMGNNGTTKADEDELYAQELEKLLKGKETLTQNQIKDKLRSPAGDRFFNKKTQSEMPKEDFEYCLKINKFNFIIEAVKKENDIYQLKRKAMDE; this is encoded by the coding sequence ATGAAAATAAAAAAATTAAAATTTTTAGAAGGTGCTCAAAAAGCTCAAGGTTTAACAGTAATTATAGATGTTTTTCGAGCTTATACCACTGCAGCTTATCTTTTTTCTAAAAAGGCAAATGAAATTTTTATTGTGAGTCAAATTAAAACTGCTAAAAATTTAAAAAAGAAGTTAGAAGCACCTATCTTAATTGGAGAAAGACAAGGAATAAAATTAAAAGAATTTGATTTTAATAACTCACCATTTTTTATTTCCCGGGAAAACTTTTTTAATAAAGAAATTATTTTAAGTACAAGTGCTGGAACAAAAGGGATTATTGCTGCAGAAAATGCAGATAAGATTTTAACTGGAAGTTTTGTTAATCTTAAAGCTACTGCAGATTATATTAAAAATCAGAATCCAGCTGTTGTTTCTTTAGTTGCAATGGGAAATAATGGGACCACTAAAGCCGATGAAGATGAACTCTATGCCCAAGAATTAGAAAAATTATTAAAAGGTAAAGAGACTTTGACTCAAAATCAAATAAAAGATAAACTAAGAAGTCCAGCTGGAGATAGATTTTTTAATAAAAAAACTCAGTCAGAAATGCCAAAAGAGGATTTTGAATACTGTTTAAAAATAAATAAATTCAATTTTATAATTGAGGCAGTTAAAAAAGAAAATGATATTTATCAGTTAAAAAGGAAAGCGATGGATGAATAA